Proteins from a single region of Butyricimonas faecalis:
- a CDS encoding DUF3791 domain-containing protein, which yields METNQTYQNELGSAMLPFVMRELVDTVMKRKTLPLEDALYYIYSSNLYKALLDENTKLWYSSTLSLYEALEKEKTEQKKVQKDNPKILLFQMFCAENYRETKNISAKETLLLFSNHGVFEFLYENFEMLHTQDTEYILDTIITYINKKA from the coding sequence ATGGAAACTAATCAAACATATCAAAATGAACTTGGTTCGGCTATGCTCCCATTTGTTATGAGAGAATTGGTTGATACAGTCATGAAAAGAAAAACGCTACCTTTAGAAGATGCGTTATACTATATATATTCTTCCAATTTGTACAAGGCATTATTGGACGAGAATACAAAACTATGGTATTCAAGTACATTATCACTTTATGAAGCATTAGAAAAAGAGAAAACAGAACAGAAGAAAGTACAAAAGGACAATCCAAAGATATTGCTTTTTCAAATGTTTTGTGCTGAAAATTACAGGGAAACTAAAAATATAAGTGCTAAAGAAACTCTTTTGCTGTTTTCCAATCATGGCGTTTTTGAATTTCTATATGAAAATTTTGAAATGCTGCACACACAAGATACAGAGTATATATTAGATACTATAATAACTTATATCAATAAAAAGGCATGA
- a CDS encoding DUF3990 domain-containing protein: protein MKLYHGSTVTVKSPNIQKGRKATDFGKGFYTTTNFEQAKKWAILKRNREHGKKAVVSVYEVPDNILDREFSVLRFDGATKEWLEFVVNNRRGKGKNSYDLIMGPVANDQLYATIRLYEQGVVTADAAIEMLKTHKLFNQLSFHTVKVIPLLKFTESIEV from the coding sequence ATGAAACTATATCACGGCTCAACAGTTACCGTCAAATCCCCTAATATACAGAAAGGGCGTAAAGCTACTGACTTTGGAAAAGGATTCTATACGACAACTAATTTTGAACAGGCTAAGAAGTGGGCAATACTCAAAAGAAATCGGGAACATGGTAAAAAAGCGGTCGTTTCAGTTTATGAAGTCCCCGATAATATTCTTGATAGAGAGTTTTCAGTCCTTCGATTTGATGGGGCTACAAAAGAGTGGCTGGAGTTTGTAGTTAATAACCGCAGAGGAAAAGGAAAAAACAGCTATGATTTAATAATGGGACCCGTTGCCAATGACCAGTTATATGCAACAATCCGGCTTTATGAACAAGGTGTTGTTACGGCTGATGCAGCAATTGAAATGCTAAAGACCCATAAGCTTTTTAACCAACTTTCATTTCATACAGTGAAAGTTATTCCATTATTAAAATTCACAGAATCTATTGAAGTATAA
- a CDS encoding hydroxylase, translating into MNILNEKKEVTPIITPSLGYKLRSINWNEDFYFDNPIDKEKINSIPKAIEISKDIFLAIEKSGMQYRETYKWDEYLYFKMTAENIFAATIYYYCKHYPKEYCNLAYIIATVCNPDISILSEMLKRDRETEIFIRGLNECHTLNVGSEFTGIKNELTTYLGRLYTKEFFYLFTEGKYSPNTSQFILLHYFDNVIWQVEQLQKNGFLFLESNIKKENDEESLYDSYDDGIPIKFLINKGRLDFSKIMYESTEKK; encoded by the coding sequence ATGAATATTCTCAATGAGAAAAAAGAAGTAACTCCAATTATAACCCCAAGTCTTGGTTATAAATTACGTTCCATTAACTGGAACGAGGATTTCTATTTTGACAACCCCATTGATAAAGAGAAAATAAATAGTATTCCCAAAGCTATAGAAATATCCAAAGATATATTTCTTGCTATTGAGAAGAGTGGAATGCAGTATAGAGAAACTTATAAATGGGATGAATATTTATACTTCAAAATGACAGCGGAAAATATTTTTGCAGCAACCATATACTATTACTGCAAACACTATCCTAAAGAATATTGTAATCTTGCTTACATCATAGCAACCGTATGTAATCCTGATATAAGTATTTTGTCAGAAATGCTAAAGCGTGATAGGGAAACTGAAATATTTATAAGAGGATTGAATGAGTGTCATACCTTAAATGTTGGTTCGGAATTCACTGGAATCAAAAATGAATTAACCACATATTTAGGAAGGCTATATACTAAAGAATTCTTCTATTTGTTCACAGAAGGAAAATATTCCCCTAATACATCCCAATTTATCCTACTTCACTATTTCGATAATGTAATATGGCAAGTGGAACAATTACAGAAAAATGGTTTTTTGTTCTTGGAATCAAATATAAAAAAAGAGAATGATGAAGAATCCTTATATGATAGTTATGATGATGGCATTCCTATAAAATTTCTAATAAACAAAGGGCGTCTTGATTTTTCGAAAATCATGTATGAATCCACAGAAAAAAAATGA
- a CDS encoding OmpA family protein, translated as MKKKIIILAAFVITFFTACTSTHMITFSNAELSDKEKDMIENNSNYSTASIVGGSAKLVKEERDKAIQEKIEARRNKLKAIDGLSISSYKDKNGKEQFKATAQSEILFKFDSYELNEEAQKMLSDLCNIITEIPNTKIKIIGHTDNIGEKQYNIILSKNRAAAVGNYLRTAGIETNNITEDGKGYSEPIADNTSEAGRAKNRRVEIFITNDEY; from the coding sequence ATGAAAAAGAAAATAATTATACTAGCAGCCTTCGTTATTACATTTTTTACCGCATGTACTTCAACGCATATGATAACTTTCAGTAACGCTGAACTAAGCGACAAAGAAAAAGACATGATAGAAAATAATAGCAACTATTCAACCGCTTCAATAGTTGGTGGAAGTGCAAAATTAGTTAAGGAAGAAAGAGATAAAGCTATCCAAGAAAAGATAGAAGCTAGAAGAAATAAACTAAAAGCTATTGATGGCTTATCAATCTCCAGCTATAAAGATAAAAATGGAAAAGAACAGTTTAAAGCAACAGCTCAAAGTGAAATCTTATTCAAATTTGATTCATATGAATTAAATGAAGAAGCTCAAAAAATGCTTTCTGACTTATGTAATATCATTACTGAAATACCCAATACTAAGATTAAAATAATTGGGCATACTGACAATATAGGAGAAAAACAATACAATATCATACTTTCTAAAAATAGAGCAGCAGCAGTAGGAAATTACCTTAGAACCGCTGGTATAGAAACAAACAACATAACAGAAGATGGAAAAGGATATAGCGAACCCATTGCAGACAATACAAGTGAAGCTGGACGTGCTAAAAATAGGAGAGTAGAAATATTTATCACAAATGATGAATATTAA